Proteins encoded together in one Lathyrus oleraceus cultivar Zhongwan6 chromosome 5, CAAS_Psat_ZW6_1.0, whole genome shotgun sequence window:
- the LOC127087455 gene encoding tetraketide alpha-pyrone reductase 1, producing MEHKSGDKVCVTGASGFLASWLIKRLLLSGYHVIGTVRDLGKKKKVEHLWKLEGATERLKLVQADLMEENSFDNAIMGCKGVFHIASPVLNHISDDPKSEILEPAVQGTLNVLRSCRKNPTLVRVVLASSSSAVRVRDGFDSNIPLDESSWSSLELCEKLKAWYPMSKIMAEKAAWEYCKENGIDLVTILPSFIIGPSLPQDLCSTASDVLGLFKGETEKFQWHGRMGYVHIDDVALCHILLYENKASHGRYLCSSTIMENDELVSMLATRYPGFPIPKRFKKLDRPHYELNTGKIESLGFKFKSVEEMFDDCVASFVEEGHLTLPHNTRHIAI from the exons ATGGAACATAAAAGTGGAGACAAAGTATGTGTCACAGGAGCTTCAGGATTCTTGGCTTCTTGGCTTATTAAGAGACTTCTTTTGTCTGGATATCATGTCATTGGAACAGTTAGAGATTTGG ggaagaagaagaaagttGAACATCTATGGAAGTTGGAAGGAGCAACAGAAAGACTCAAACTAGTCCAAGCTGATTTAATGGAAGAAAACAGTTTTGACAATGCTATCATGGGATGCAAAGGTGTCTTCCACATTGCTTCTCCTGTACTCAATCATATATCAGATGATCCCAAG TCGGAAATCTTGGAACCTGCGGTCCAAGGAACGCTAAATGTGTTGCGTTCTTGTCGGAAGAATCCAACCCTAGTTCGAGTGGTGTTGGCTTCATCGTCTTCTGCTGTTAGAGTAAGAGATGGTTTTGATTCAAACATACCACTTGACGAGTCTTCTTGGAGCTCCTTGGAATTATGCGAGAAACTCAAG GCATGGTACCCGATGTCGAAGATAATGGCAGAAAAAGCAGCTTGGGAATATTGCAAAGAGAATGGAATAGACTTGGTCACTATTCTTCCATCATTCATCATTGGACCTAGTTTGCCACAAGATTTATGTTCCACTGCTTCTGATGTTCTAGGCTTGTTCAAAG GAGAAACTGAGAAATTTCAATGGCATGGAAGAATGGGATATGTTCATATTGATGATGTTGCACTTTGCCACATCCTTCTTTATGAGAACAAAGCCTCTCATGGTAGATATCTTTGTAGTTCTACAATAATGGAAAATGATGAATTGGTTTCCATGCTAGCAACTCGTTATCCCGGTTTTCCGATTCCTAAAAG GTTCAAGAAACTAGATAGGCCACATTATGAATTAAACACAGGAAAGATTGAGAGTCTTGGATTCAAGTTTAAATCTGTTGAAGAAATGTTTGATGATTGCGTTGCTTCGTTTGTGGAGGAGGGTCATCTTACTCTTCCTCACAACACACGTCATATTGCAATATAA
- the LOC127087457 gene encoding uncharacterized protein LOC127087457 — translation MGNEDHCKKMVESYILISDDELDISYNVSPDRQHSGNISLAKYFAGQKGKDLDHNPAQNNKNLDFCKDVLFHSNTKRKRSYNVVMSESESVHNDDEVGKVTDSQMPRHHGLKRIRKNDSIIEVGHKKEEIRGKRVSIMPKYLEDYIITNYVKRS, via the exons ATGG GTAATGAAGATCACTGCAAAAAGATGGTAGAATCTTATATACTCATTAGTGATGATGAACTTGATATTTCTTACAATGTTTCGCCAGATAGACAGCATAGTGGAAACATCTCTCTTGCAAAATATTTTGCAGGACAAAAAGGAAAGGACTTAGACCACAATCCTGCACAAAACAATAAAAATTTGGATTTTTGTAAAGATGTGTTATTTCATTCAAATACCAAGAGGAAACGGAGTTATAATGTTGTTATGAGTGAGTCTGAAAGTGTTCATAATGATGATGAGGTTGGTAAGGTCACTGACAGTCAAATGCCAAGGCACCACGGTTTAAAGAGAATAAGAAAAAATGATAGTATAATAGAAGTTGGACATAAGAAGGAAGAAATAAGAGGCAAAAGGGTGAGCATCATGCCAAAATATCTAGAAGATTACATCATAACAAATTATGTTAAGAGGAGCTGA
- the LOC127087459 gene encoding uncharacterized protein LOC127087459 isoform X1 yields the protein MIGCRFLFRVDRVLRLTNAHVSSNPKSHFQGHRTYYSLSCDFIMGSRKKKVCIHDNSNQQKTMKSIWRPIANNASSCEVESVDGVQEVGCGTSSAISNEHLLNKVAANENTESGTGSDQLQGNVENKVLEEGLSLSTEKHSISVKVGASLFRFIKGKGGYTQKKIEEETKVKIIFPSSKEDEFVTIEGISIGSVTSASEKIQAIIDETVRSRNLDYSHFISLPLAIHPELVSKLINFQNTILGNDDSCINENVDADSNEGEDTTDNKEGDQLSKEIADVAVELKVADDSKSVKVNHTSIPLVSYAPKASKASPSSDLGIDKSIFIKPKTFHLTVLMLKLWNKDRVKTATEVLQSISSKVMEALDNRPVSIGLKGLECMKGSMAKARVLYAPVEEIGSEGRLLRACQVITDAYIEAGLVLENDAKQTLKMHATVMNSRHRKRTKWKRNNVDSFDARGIFEKYGTEDWGQYLIREAHLSKRFSFDEKGYYHCCASIPFPESMHR from the exons ATGATAGGTTgcaggtttctcttcag AGTCGATCGAGTTCTCAGGCTCACCAACGCACATGTTTCATCAAACCCTAAATCACACTTTCAG GGACATAGAACTTATTATAGCTTAAGCTGTGATTTTATAATGGGTAGTAGGAAAAAGAAAGTTTGTATTCATGACAATAGCAATCAGCAGAAAACCATGAAATCTATCTGGAGACCTATTGCCAATAATGCTAGTTCTTGTGAAG TTGAGTCGGTAGATGGAGTTCAAGAAGTGGGTTGTGGCACATCTAGCGCTATCTCAAATGAGCATCTCCTGAACAAGGTAGCTGCCAATGAAAATACAGAATCAGGTACTGGTTCCGACCAATTGCAGGgtaatgttgaaaacaaagtgCTAGAAGAAGGTTTATCTCTCTCCACTGAAAAGCATTCAATTTCTGTAAAG GTTGGTGCTTCTCTATTTCGTTTTATTAAAGGAAAAGG GGGATACACACAAAAGAAGATAGAAGAGGAAACAAAGGTTAAGATAATATTTCCTTCTTCAAAAGAAGATGAGTTTGTTA CCATTGAAGGCATTTCAATAGGTAGTGTGACTTCAGCTTCAGAAAAGATTCAGGCTATAATTGATGAG ACAGTTAGGAGTCGAAATCTTGATTATTCCCACTTCATATCCCTTCCACTGGCCATCCATCCCGAGTTAGTTTCTAAACTAATCAATTTTCAAAACACTATTTTGGGAAATGACGATTCTTGCATAAATGAGAATGTTGATGCTGACTCCAATGAGGGTGAGGATACTACTGATAACAAAGAAGGGGATCAACTGTCAAAAGAAATTGCCGATGTTGCAGTTGAACTTAAAGTTGCTGATGACAGTAAATCAGTTAAAGTTAATCATACTAGCATACCACTAGTCAGTTACGCACCCAAAGCATCCAAGGCTTCCCCTTCATCTG ACTTGGGGATTGACAAATCTATATTCATTAAGCCCAAGACATTTCACCTTACAGTACTAATGCTTAAGCTGTGGAATAAAGACAGAGTTAAGACAGCAACAGAGGTCTTGCAG AGTATTTCCTCAAAAGTTATGGAAGCATTGGATAATCGTCCTGTGTCAATTGGATTAAAGGGACTG GAATGCATGAAAGGTTCAATGGCCAAAGCTCGTGTCTTGTATGCTCCGGTGGAAGAAATTGGCAGCGAGGGTCGTCTTTTACGTGCCTGTC AAGTCATAACTGATGCATATATTGAAGCTGGACTAGTCTTGGAGAATGACGCCAAACAAACACTGAAG ATGCACGCCACTGTGATGAATTCAAGGCATAGGAAAAG GACAAAGTGGAAGAGAAATAATGTTGACTCTTTCGATGCACGGGGCATATTCGAGAAGTATGGAACAGAGGACTGGGGGCAGTATCTTATTCGTGAAGCTCATCTTTCGAAGAGATTTTCATTTGATGAAAAGGGATACTATCATTGCTGTGCTTCGATACCTTTTCCTGAAAGTATGCACAGGTAG
- the LOC127087459 gene encoding uncharacterized protein LOC127087459 isoform X2 — protein MHNNRYRGYTQKKIEEETKVKIIFPSSKEDEFVTIEGISIGSVTSASEKIQAIIDETVRSRNLDYSHFISLPLAIHPELVSKLINFQNTILGNDDSCINENVDADSNEGEDTTDNKEGDQLSKEIADVAVELKVADDSKSVKVNHTSIPLVSYAPKASKASPSSDLGIDKSIFIKPKTFHLTVLMLKLWNKDRVKTATEVLQSISSKVMEALDNRPVSIGLKGLECMKGSMAKARVLYAPVEEIGSEGRLLRACQVITDAYIEAGLVLENDAKQTLKMHATVMNSRHRKRTKWKRNNVDSFDARGIFEKYGTEDWGQYLIREAHLSKRFSFDEKGYYHCCASIPFPESMHR, from the exons ATGCACAATAATCGTTATAG GGGATACACACAAAAGAAGATAGAAGAGGAAACAAAGGTTAAGATAATATTTCCTTCTTCAAAAGAAGATGAGTTTGTTA CCATTGAAGGCATTTCAATAGGTAGTGTGACTTCAGCTTCAGAAAAGATTCAGGCTATAATTGATGAG ACAGTTAGGAGTCGAAATCTTGATTATTCCCACTTCATATCCCTTCCACTGGCCATCCATCCCGAGTTAGTTTCTAAACTAATCAATTTTCAAAACACTATTTTGGGAAATGACGATTCTTGCATAAATGAGAATGTTGATGCTGACTCCAATGAGGGTGAGGATACTACTGATAACAAAGAAGGGGATCAACTGTCAAAAGAAATTGCCGATGTTGCAGTTGAACTTAAAGTTGCTGATGACAGTAAATCAGTTAAAGTTAATCATACTAGCATACCACTAGTCAGTTACGCACCCAAAGCATCCAAGGCTTCCCCTTCATCTG ACTTGGGGATTGACAAATCTATATTCATTAAGCCCAAGACATTTCACCTTACAGTACTAATGCTTAAGCTGTGGAATAAAGACAGAGTTAAGACAGCAACAGAGGTCTTGCAG AGTATTTCCTCAAAAGTTATGGAAGCATTGGATAATCGTCCTGTGTCAATTGGATTAAAGGGACTG GAATGCATGAAAGGTTCAATGGCCAAAGCTCGTGTCTTGTATGCTCCGGTGGAAGAAATTGGCAGCGAGGGTCGTCTTTTACGTGCCTGTC AAGTCATAACTGATGCATATATTGAAGCTGGACTAGTCTTGGAGAATGACGCCAAACAAACACTGAAG ATGCACGCCACTGTGATGAATTCAAGGCATAGGAAAAG GACAAAGTGGAAGAGAAATAATGTTGACTCTTTCGATGCACGGGGCATATTCGAGAAGTATGGAACAGAGGACTGGGGGCAGTATCTTATTCGTGAAGCTCATCTTTCGAAGAGATTTTCATTTGATGAAAAGGGATACTATCATTGCTGTGCTTCGATACCTTTTCCTGAAAGTATGCACAGGTAG
- the LOC127087458 gene encoding proteinaceous RNase P 1, chloroplastic/mitochondrial: MLRGSAAMAKLTPLFSILTHRPFLSFSNSHSYSLKHTINHRPIPFTTSAINTSPPTPNGGTIKLSTKERRKAARESPEGILQKKLNDCSKSGDVLQALHLYDEARKSGVLFNLEHYNKLLYLCTVQTSDGAADLGLQRGFEIFQQMLNDKIKPNEATFTNAARVAAAKEDPEMAFELLRQMKSVEIAPKLRSYGPALYGFCKRGDAAKAYEVDADMIESGVMAEEPELCALLEVSVKTGNEDKVYEILHRLRAVVRQVSESTLKVVEDWFKSEYAEKIGKREWDDEKIREGFVRGGGGWHGEGWLGSGQWKVVHTHVDEDGMCLSCNEKLVSIDIDTKETKNFAASLTKLACEKEHKANFNHFQKWLEKNGPFDAVVDGANVGLANVPDFNFSQLNNVVRQLRQLSPSKRLPLIILHVNRVTSGPARNATYKRLIENWKSSGVLYATPHGSNDDWYWLYAAVSCNCLLLTNDEMRDHLFQLLGSSFFPRWKEKHQVRVSASSRGVSLILPPRYSIVIQESANGSWHVPTVSSDDPDIQRKWLCVTRSSKNS; encoded by the exons ATGTTGCGTGGAAGCGCTGCGATGGCGAAACTCACCCCCCTTTTCTCCATTCTCACCCATCGCCCATTTCTCTCTTTTTCCAATTCTCATTCTTACTCTCTCAAACACACCATAAACCACCGTCCTATTCCCTTCACTACCTCCGCCATCAACACTTCACCTCCAACACCCAATGGAGGAACTATCAAGCTTTCAACCAAAGAAAGACGAAAGGCCGCTAGAGAATCACCCGAGGGAATTTTGCAAAAAAAGCTCAACGATTGCTCTAAATCCGGTGATGTTCTTCAAGCACTTCATCTCTACGACGAAGCTCGTAAATCAGGTGTTCTCTTCAATCTCGAGCATTACAATAAATTATTATACCTTTGTACTGTCCAAACTAGTGATGGTGCTGCTGATTTGGGTCTTCAAAGAGGGTTTGAGATTTTTCAGCAGATGTTGAATGATAAAATTAAACCGAATGAAGCTACTTTCACTAATGCTGCTAGGGTTGCTGCTGCTAAGGAAGATCCTGAAATGGCTTTTGAGTTGTTGAGGCAAATGAAGAGTGTTGAGATTGCGCCTAAGTTGAGATCTTATGGTCCTGCTCTTTATGGATTTTGTAAGAGAGGGGATGCGGCGAAAGCTTATGAAGTTGATGCTGATATGATTGAGTCGGGTGTTATGGCGGAGGAGCCTGAGCTTTGTGCGCTTTTGGAAGTTAGCGTTAAAACGGGGAATGAAGATAAGGTGTATGAGATATTGCATCGGTTGCGTGCGGTGGTTAGACAGGTGTCTGAGTCGACTTTGAAGGTTGTGGAGGATTGGTTTAAGTCTGAGTATGCGGAGAAGATTGGGAAGAGggaatgggatgatgagaaaatAAGAGAAGGGTTTGTGAGGGGAGGTGGGGGATGGCATGGTGAGGGGTGGCTTGGAAGTGGGCAATGGAAGGTTGTTCACACTCATGTGGATGAGGATGGAATGTGTCTTTCATGTAATGAGAAGCTCGTGAGCATTGATATTGATACAAAAGAGACCAAAAACTTTGCTGCCTCATTGACTAAATTGGCTTGCGAAAAAGAACATAAGGCCAACTTTAATCATTTTCAG AAATGGCTTGAGAAGAATGGTCCATTCGATGCCGTTGTTGATGGTGCAAATGTAGGACTTGCCAACGTTCCCGATTTCAACTTTTCTCAG CTTAATAATGTCGTTCGACAGTTGCGTCAACTGAGTCCTTCAAAGAGGTTGCCACTTATAATTTTGCATGTAAATCGAGTAACTAGTGGTCCTGCTCGGAATGCAACTTACAAGAGACTTATAGAAAATTGGAAAAGTAGTGGTGTTCTTTATGCTACTCCCCATGGTTCCAATGATGACTG GTACTGGTTATATGCTGCTGTTAGTTGTAACTGCTTACTTTTGACAAATGATGAGATGAGGGATCACTTGTTCCAACTATTGGGTTCTAGTTTTTTCCCAAGGTGGAAAGAAAAGCACCAG GTTCGAGTATCAGCCTCAAGTCGTGGAGTTTCCCTTATTCTACCTCCTCGATATTCAATAGTTATTCAG GAATCGGCCAATGGAAGTTGGCATGTGCCAACCGTATCCAGTGATGATCCTGATATCCAAAGGAAATGGCTGTGTGTCACTAGATCCAGTAAAAACTCATGA